The genomic interval ATCTCGGTGTGATCGCCAGTACCGCCGCGATCGAGGCGGCAGGCATCTCGGCGGACCAGGTCGATCACACTTTCTTCGGCAACGCTCTGCAGACCTCCGCCGACGCGATCTACCTGGCGCGTCACGTAGCGCTGCGCGCCGGCGTTGGGCAGGAGAAGGGTGCGCTTACCGTGAATCGCCTGTGTGGCTCTGGCTTCGAGGCGATCGTTCAGGGCGCCAAGGAGATCATCCTCGGCGAGGCTGACGTCTGCCTCACCGGCGGTACCGAGTCGATGAGCCAAGCCCCGCACGTGGTGCGCGGCGCCCGCTTCGGCAACCTCCGACTCGGGGCTGCCGGCAGGCAGTTCGAGGACCTTCTCTGGGAGTCCTTGCTCGACACGTATTGCGACCTGACCATGGCGCAGACCGCCGAGGAGTTGGCGGACCGCTACGAGGTGTCACGGGAGGAGGTCGACCGCGTCGCCGTGGGCTCTCAGCAGCGCGCCAAAGCCGCCTGGGACGCCGGCTACTTCGACGCGGAGATCACCCCAGTCACGATCAAGACTCGAAAGGGTGAGGTCACGTATGCGGCAGACGAGCACATGCGTCCCGAGACGGCGCTGGAGGCGCTCGGCGCGCTGCGCCCGTATTTCAAGGAGGACGGCTTGGTCACCGCTGGGAACGCGAGCGGCATTGGTGACGGCGCGGCGAGCGCTGTTCTCGCGAGCGCCGAGTGGGCGGAGGCGAACGGCGTGCAGCCCCTTGGCCGGATCGTGTCGTGGGGCTTCGTCGGTGTCGAGCCGCAAGTGATGGGCATCGGACCCGCGCCCGCGTCCCGTCTTGCGCTGGAGAAGGCCGGAATGTCGTTGGAGGACATGGACCTCGTCGAGGTGAACGAGGCGTTCGCCGCGCAGTACAAGTCGGTCGAGAAGGAGCTCGGCCTCGATCCGGAGAAGACGAACGTGAACGGCGGCGCGATCGCGATCACGCATCCACTGGCGGCTTCCGGTGCGCGGATCACGATCCACCTGCTCCACGAGCTACGTCGTCGCGGCGGCAAGTTCGGGCTTGGCTCGGCGTGCATCGGCGGAGGTCAGGGCGGCGCGGTCGTCGTCGAGGCTCTTTAAGGGTTCCGGGGGAGTATGAGCGACCAGACCGGTAAGGGCCTCACCCGACGCGAGTTCGAGGCGGTCATCGGTCGCGCCGCCGAGCTGTCGTCGTCGGATGGGGGCAGCGGTGACGGAGAGCTTTCCGAGGCCGAGCTCTTCCGCATCGCCGGGGAGGTCGGCCTCAGCAGTATGCACGTCCGGCAGGCGCTGGACGAGGTGCGGTCGGACTCAGCCTTCGGCGGGCCCCTGGACCGATGGTTCGGGCCCCAGTTCATCCGAGCTGCTCGCGTGGTTCCCGGGAACCCGTCGGAGCTGTCCAAGCGCTTGGACGACTTCCTGGTGGGCACGCAGCTGCTGCAGGCGGTGCGCAGGGGAAGCGAAGTCCTGCTGTATCGTCCCGCCGTCGACTGGGTGTCACGGATCGCCCGCGCTGCGAGCTCTCAGTCGCGGAAGTACTACATCGCGTCCGCGAAGTCGGTGGAAGTACACCTGCAACGGCTCGAGGAGGGCAGGTCGCGTGTCGAGATCGTGGTCGATCCTGGTACGCGTGGGAACAGCGTGGGAAGTGCGGTCGTGTTCGGCGGACTCGGCGGCGCGGCGTCTGGGACGCTTGGGGGATGGGCGCTCTCCACTCTCACGCCGGTCGCTTTGGCGGTAGCTGCCGGGGTTCTCCTGGGCGGTGGCGTCACGGGTGGCATCGCGTACCTGACTGGCGCGTCGGCCAAGAAGAAGTTGCTGGAGGCAAAGACCGAACTCGAAGGCATACTCGACACTCTGGAACTCGGGCGTTCGCTCGAGCCGCCCCCGGCAGCCTGGCGGCGCTGGGTCAAGCGCCATTTCCACGGGGTAGCCCGCGACGTGATGAGGTCGGACGATGCAAACGATGCCTGAACGGGCGTCCCAACAAATCGACACGGAGATAGAATTGGACATCAGCAAGGTCGGCGTAGTCGGCTGTGGCCTCATGGGCGGCGGCATCGCGGAGGTCGCCGCGAAGAGTGGCTTCGACGTAATCGTTCGAGAGGTGACAGACGAGCTGCTCGAGAAGGGAGAGGCGCGCATTCGCAAGTCGATGGAGCGGGCCGTCCAGAAAGAAAAGCTCACCGCCGAGGACCGCGACGCGGCGCTGGGGCGCCTCAGCTTCACGACGGAGGTACCTGACCTTCAGGGCTGCGACATCGTGATCGAGGCGATCGTCGAGGAGCTGGCGGCGAAGAACGCTCTGTTCGGCGAACTCGATAGCCTGTGCGGTGGAGGCACCATCTTCGCGTCGAACACGAGCTCGCTCACCATCACCGATATGGCCGCGGCGACATCGCGCGCCGACCGCTTCGTGGGCATGCACTTCTTCAATCCGGTACCGGTCATGAAGCTCGTGGAGGTGGTCCGAACGATCGCGACCAGCGACGAGACGTTCGACCGTGCCTTCGCGTTTTCAAAGGCGCTCGGCAAGACGCCTGTCGCGGCGAAGGACAACTCGGGTTTCATCGTGAACCTGCTGCTCGTGCCGTACATGCTCGACGCGATCCGGCAGCTGGAGCGGGGCGTCGCCGGCGTAGAGGACATTGATACGGCGATGGCGCTCGGGTGTGGATACCCCATGGGCCCGTTCGTCCTCTGTGACTTCGTGGGCCTCGACACACTGAACATGATCGGCGAGATCATGTACGAGGAGTACCGTGAGGCGCGGTATGCTCCCCCTCCACTTCTCAAGCGGATTGTAGCGATGGGGCGATTCGGTCGTAAGACTGGAATGGGCTTCTATGACTGGTCGGGAGACAAGCCCGTTCCTCTTCCGTTGTAGCGAGGCTCGTACGCTGGGCGAATTCGCACCCTGGGCGAGAATAGCTGGCGCGATGAGGAGGTTCGGTAGCACTATATCGGTAGCACTATAGAAGACGGGCCCGACTCATGGGCACCGGCATCAGAACGTCGGAGGGGGGACTGCCGATGATCGTCGCATTACTCTCAGATCCGTATCTCAGGACGGTTGTGGGGCATGCCGCACGTCCGGACGAGGATGTGGTGTTCGATCCGGTCCTTGCGACGTCTGCGCTCGAACGGGGCTTCCCACGCCTCTTGATCCGCTCGGGCGCGAGGACGCAGCCGTTCAGCGGCATTCGTCCGGATCTCCCGGTTCTCTTGCTAGACCGAGCCTTGATGAGGAGCTGGGAGGTGGACCGCCTGGGCCGGGACGTGCCGGCTCCACGCCTCGAGTACCTCACCGCGCGTCTGCGCGACGTCATCGGCAGGCAAGAGTACGGCGTGTCCTGGGTGGACAGAACGCTGGCCGACCTGAGCAAAGCGGCGGGGACCCCCCTGCCGGGTCCGCTCCGTGCATTTGCACGCCGCGTTCTAGAGTTCCCGACGCATTATCACGACCTGCACGCGATGGCTCGGGCATGCCACCTGAGCAGGGGGGCGTTGAAGGCGAGATTCCGCAGGCGTGGCTTGGAGTCGCCGTACACGTACCTGCGATGGTTCAGAATGATGGCCGTAGCGTACCTGTTGTCCGATCGCGAGGTCACCGTCGCGCAGGCGGCGTACAGGCTCGGCTTCACATCGGATGGCAACCTGTGCCGCGCGATGGTCTCACTGACCGGACTCACGCCGACCGAGGTGCGGACCGTCCGGGGGTGGAACCGTCTGCTTATCGCGTTCGTGTGGACCTACCTGACCCCCTCGTCGCTCCACGCGTGGGCGGGGTTGGGCGAGCTCTTCGAGCAGCGCGCCGCGTAGGAGTGCCATGCGGCCCGGCTCAGGCTGTGGCTAGCGCCTATTTCGACGCTGACGCCTGCGCTCGCGACGAATCGCCGCTTCACGCTTCCGCTTACGCTGGGCGCTCGGTTTCTCATAGTACCGACGCTTGCGCAGTTCGGAGTAAAGACCAGAACGCTGCACCTTGCGCTTGAAGCGCCGCAGTGCGCGGTCGAGGCTCTCGTTATCCTGGACGACTACTTCCAAGACGATCACGCTCCTTAGGCATTGGATCTGAACAATAAAGCCCAGAAAACTAAATGTGGGGCTCGGGTCGCACAACGGGCTTCACCCCCCCACGCCTCTACCGTGGGCCGCTACGGGAGTCGTCCCTCCCGATGGAGCGTGTGTGTGTATAGGCGGTACGCTTCGGGGTGCGCCAGAAAGTCCTGGGCCCAGGTCTCGAAGTCGGGAAGCGGCAGCAACCTTTCGATATGGTCGACGACCATCATCGCGAACTGAACCCGGTCCTTGCTGCGGAAGTCGATGCTCTCGCCATCGAGGATTTGGTCGACCGCATGCTCGAAGTCCGCCAGCTCGACCAGGCAGATGAAGTGCGAGACCTGGTCCAGGCGGTAGGAAGTGTAGAGCGACCTGAGTTCCTCGAGCTCTTCACGCTTCGGAAGAGACACGTCGGCGGTCGCCCAATCACCGGCGATTTCGTGGGCGTTCTCCCTGAGAAGTCTCCGGAACCGCCCCCTGAGCCGAGGGTTGCCGTTCCCGTTTCGTCGGCTCGTGTGCAGGGCGGAATCCAGCAATCCGGTCAGGAGAGGGCGGCCCAGCCCGCGAGCCTTGTCGTGGATCTCGGCTTCCGAGTC from Gemmatimonadota bacterium carries:
- a CDS encoding helix-turn-helix transcriptional regulator — protein: MIVALLSDPYLRTVVGHAARPDEDVVFDPVLATSALERGFPRLLIRSGARTQPFSGIRPDLPVLLLDRALMRSWEVDRLGRDVPAPRLEYLTARLRDVIGRQEYGVSWVDRTLADLSKAAGTPLPGPLRAFARRVLEFPTHYHDLHAMARACHLSRGALKARFRRRGLESPYTYLRWFRMMAVAYLLSDREVTVAQAAYRLGFTSDGNLCRAMVSLTGLTPTEVRTVRGWNRLLIAFVWTYLTPSSLHAWAGLGELFEQRAA
- a CDS encoding acetyl-CoA C-acetyltransferase — encoded protein: MPTQGHPRDVVVLSGKRTGFGTFGGSLKDFTATDLGVIASTAAIEAAGISADQVDHTFFGNALQTSADAIYLARHVALRAGVGQEKGALTVNRLCGSGFEAIVQGAKEIILGEADVCLTGGTESMSQAPHVVRGARFGNLRLGAAGRQFEDLLWESLLDTYCDLTMAQTAEELADRYEVSREEVDRVAVGSQQRAKAAWDAGYFDAEITPVTIKTRKGEVTYAADEHMRPETALEALGALRPYFKEDGLVTAGNASGIGDGAASAVLASAEWAEANGVQPLGRIVSWGFVGVEPQVMGIGPAPASRLALEKAGMSLEDMDLVEVNEAFAAQYKSVEKELGLDPEKTNVNGGAIAITHPLAASGARITIHLLHELRRRGGKFGLGSACIGGGQGGAVVVEAL
- a CDS encoding 3-hydroxybutyryl-CoA dehydrogenase codes for the protein MELDISKVGVVGCGLMGGGIAEVAAKSGFDVIVREVTDELLEKGEARIRKSMERAVQKEKLTAEDRDAALGRLSFTTEVPDLQGCDIVIEAIVEELAAKNALFGELDSLCGGGTIFASNTSSLTITDMAAATSRADRFVGMHFFNPVPVMKLVEVVRTIATSDETFDRAFAFSKALGKTPVAAKDNSGFIVNLLLVPYMLDAIRQLERGVAGVEDIDTAMALGCGYPMGPFVLCDFVGLDTLNMIGEIMYEEYREARYAPPPLLKRIVAMGRFGRKTGMGFYDWSGDKPVPLPL
- a CDS encoding 30S ribosomal protein S21: MVLEVVVQDNESLDRALRRFKRKVQRSGLYSELRKRRYYEKPSAQRKRKREAAIRRERRRQRRNRR